From Cheilinus undulatus linkage group 15, ASM1832078v1, whole genome shotgun sequence:
TTCATGTAAAATATAGTGAAAAAGTTTGCATAGTTTTGGCAGAAGTCATTAGAAAATATTTTGGATCCCTGGAGTGTGTACCACCTTGACTTTATTAATCCTCAGCATTTACCTGTGTTTGAGGATAACAGCAGTAAATCTGTCCTACAGGTCAGAGTAAAGCTCCTCTCAAGGCTCGTCACACAGTTTGAAGGGATGATGAAAGAAGACGTGCTGGGATTTATTCTAGATGACATCAGGACGAGGAGCGACCTAGCCTTTTCTCTCCTCTACCAAGAGTACAACACTTACCTCAGCCAGCTGCCATCTGGACTGCTGGATAGCTACGACCACTGTCTCTACACGCTGCTGTCAGGCCTGCAGGAGAAACCTGAGCAGAGAGATGGGTGAGACACAATAACTGATCATTTCACATGTTTGTAGCATGTTTCATTCCTGTCCATCCCTTTTTCAAGATGGTTTTAAGTGAtggaataaaaatggaaaacctTACCTCCctccttgtttttgtttgggaTACTGGGAGAAAGGCCTGCAAGATATTGCAACAATatgatgatttcttttttttaataataattaaaattggTGATCATCAAATTAAGCTGTCTGATACTGTTGCCAGCTTGAAGAATATCTTGTTGAAAGTAACCCAAAGCAATCAGATGGTTCATAAAAGTTAGGGATAAGGGTCTTTGTAGGTGCTGAAGTTGTAATTTACACCATAGAACacagcagatttcatctgattcagacacaaattctGAGTCACACTACTCACTTGGAAGTTGTATCGTCTTTCAGTCGTTGAATTTTGTGCACTGTACAGGGGGACATGACCGTCTGCTCCTGATTGGTTGAAaagatttctgacatgtttgatattttggttgtatgaCACATTCCTGATAGTGAGAACAGAGTCacaagcagaatcctcaactgtAAGGATTTCTTTTCCTTCATAAACTGTCAGAAAACATCTTAACTTACCATGCCAAAAGCAGGAATGACTTAAGGGTCCCCCCCTCCTGctataataaaagaaataatcaaGCAGGAAGTACGCCTACCTCCCGACCTCTAGCTGACGCagatggtgatgctgtttgtttgttgatgAGGGTGAGGATTTGACTAGATACGACTTTTTCACAGGAAATGCCACAGATTTTACCCACAGTCTGTCCTGACTTTACTTGTACAGTGTGAAAACTCAGATCGTGTACAACCATTGTATATTGTGAGCACATAAACCATGCACCATGGTCGTGCGTCATAAGCGATTCAGTTGCACAGCATGAGCTGATGTTGTGCCATGACTGATAGAGAGAAGCCTTGAAATTGTacagtgtatgcctggcttTAAAGATGAATTATCAGCAGAGGTTTCCTGCTCCTCAAGGAAACAGACCCTGCACTTCTAGATATAGATCAGTGGTTGCCAAACTTTTTTACTTAGGCCCCCCATTCTcttatctaagaaaagctaagcccccacAGGACATGCTTGGAAAAATTGAACATCACTTTTGTTTGTGATCCCTGACAAATTTCAACCTTAATAGGCCTACTTGTCCTTGTTCTTGCCAAAAGAGCTATGCATGAACTAAACATTATTACAATGGTATATTAGGGCCACTCTTGATTATAAAGTTGGAAATAGTCGATTGTGTGGAAGAAAATCACACCAGGTGGAGCTGTCATTGTGGATCTTGTGAAGGTTAAATTGCTTTTAAAGGAAAGTAGTGTTAATATCAGATGTGCATGCTACAACTGCAGCTAGATTGTCTAATGTAACATTTATTTCTCCTGTTAGATTGATGCATATTGAGTTATTAGTTTGAAAAGTTAATAGCCAGTTTTGATGCTAATTTCAACAATATCACTCATCTAGATTGTTTTATTGTCCACTTCTTCCATGAAGCGAAGTTTAAGGAAGAAAGAGAGTCCACTATCACCCAGAACTAAGCCATATTTTACTTACTTGTTCTGTCTCTTGTAGTCTTTTCACCAAACTAGTCCTGGAGGCTCCCATCATAACAGAGTCAGCGTTGGAAGTGATACGGCGTTACTGTGAGGATGAGGTAAAAGATGAAGTAAGGACAATGATCCTCCTATAGAACCACTTCCCTACATGTCCTCCTAACTGTTTATTATCCTTTGTTTCAGTCTCGGGTTTATCTGGGAATGACGACTCTAAAAGAGCTCATTATCAAAAGGCCATCGAGGCAGTTTCAGTATCTGCATGTGCTCCTGGATCTGAGCTCACATGAGAAAGAGAAGGTGAGAGCATTTCTTCCAGATGTTCTGTCCACGTGCTCATCACTTTCAGCCAATTTATAACATTTACTGTCACTATGTTATTTTTAGGTGCGGACCACAGCCTTGGCTTTTCTGAAGCGCATGTACGAGAAGGACCATCTCAGGGACTACATAGAGAAGTTTGCTTTGAACTACATGCAGCTTCTTGTCCACCCAAatcctccatctctgcttttcGGGGCTGACAAAGATACAGGCAAGGGAAACTTTTCAACATAACCTGAATTTTACTTTGCTGGTGTACATAATGTcaaattttacaacttttaacatCTTATGACACCAGTGACAGACTGCCTTTCTTGCTTTTAAGATTCAGAGatgataatataaaaaataaaacagagtccAGTGTTGACCTGCTCTTAATGTAGAGTTTCATGAGATACATTTTATTCAGATTAGGGGCTATACAACCAAAAATTTATCAGCTTGCTGACGAAATCTCTAAGTTTTTTAAAGCTACTCCTCACCACCAGAACTTTGCATTCTGAGCatttaaagcataaaaacaaacattacattGCATTCAACAGAAATTGAATTTTAAGTGACAAAATATATATCAAGATATAAAATTCAAACACACAAATCCCATAAAATTTTGAAAGTAAGTTGCACTGGTTTGTGAGATACAGTCTGTTTTGGGGGTCTCTCAGAGGGTAAAAAAGGTTCAGACTTTTGAGATGCTCTGCCTTTATTTCTTCCAAAACtcataaaaacagttttgttgAGGAAATGGATAGCCCTCCTGTTGCTTTATCTAGCCTAAAGCATTCCTAccagaaaaaacaaagtttccATTCTTAATCTACTCCTCTGACCACATGTTGTTTTCATTGTGTGTTTGGTTCAAAAAGAGGTGGCTGCTCCCTGGACTGAGGAGACGGTGAGACAGTGTCTGTTCCTCTACCTGTCCCTGCTGCCTCTGAATCACCGGCTCGTCCATGAGCTGGCTTCTGTCTACACCGAGGCCATCGCCGACATCAAACGCAGCGTGCTGAGAGCGATAGAGCAGCCGGTTAGTCTCTTCACACTCTACATACttagtgacttttttttaagttttaagtaaGAATGGCAATTTCGATGAAAATTACAATTTGAATGTTATTGGCAGTTAATTCAaatacttttcttttatttaatggTGGTGAACAAACAGCTTTCAGATGTGTATGGTGTACGGGGGCAGTAacactaaaaagaaaaatggaaatgttttttttttcttttatcatttctGTAGATCCGTGGGATGGGGATGAATTCTcctgagctgctgctgttggttgAAAACTGTCCTAAAGGGGCAGAAACCTTGGTGACTCGCTGTCTACACATTTTGACTGATAAAGGTAAGGAGCACTTCTTATCTGTAAAGCAGGGTTTTTGGTaataaattcacaaaaaatatcaacacaGATGAAAGTCAAGGtgtttaacatgtttttcttctgcCGCTCAGTGCCTCCGTCTCCTGAGCTGGTGGAGAGAGTCAGAGACCTTTACCACAAACGAGTGCCGGATGTTCGTTTCCTCATTCCAGTCATAAATGGCCTAGAAAAGGTAACGTATCTTATTCAATCCATGTAGTAAAGGCAGGAGCACGCAATGTGAGGAAATCAGTAGACACTTGTTTTGAGTAATGATGGTTTTGTAATCTTCATCACAGTATGTAGGTAGAAAAGAAATTTAGCTGTAGCATTGTTTTAAttacagtgttcattttgttgccattttacaaAATTAGTTCACTCAATAAAGTGTGAATGATCTATGATTGTCAGAAATGATGATAAGGATTTGTTGCTGGATTTCactcagatttttgttttttttctcacagaatGAAGTCATCCAGGCTCTTCCAAAGCTCATTAAACTCAACCCGATTGTTGTAAAGGAAGTTTTCAATCGTCTGTTGGGCACCCAACACAGTAAGATTTACTTATGTCTTTAATGCTCCAtgtttaaacactttttatccTTAATGTCTTGTTTTCAGAATCTGAAAAGAACCGTTTTTAGTTTCCAAGTATGAGGGCACAAACAAGGAGTGTGACTATggctttacattacttttattaAGCATACAGAAATATTGACAAACAACACCTAGAATAAGGACCAATAggtaaaggtgcaaaaatgttAGGACTAGAAACTACTTTTTACAGACCCGTTGATATGAATACAGAGGTTTGCATCTCAAAACATTAGACAACCatagtgtttttttcccataattaagttcaaaaaattgaaacttacattttttcttgattcatcattacaaagtgaaatatttcaagacagTTTTGTTTCAGTCTTGATGGTTACAGCTTACAgatgacaaaaataaagtctTCTATCTCAAAATCTTTACATAATACAAAACACTAATTTATGCACTAATTGTTTGAATCTTCTTTAGCACAAATTACTTCATCTGTGCTCCATAGCAcagccaatcagtccgtggcacagccaatcagtccgtgggACTGCTGGGGTTACAATGACAGCAGCTTTCAGcttgtctgtgtttttgagtctgtctctcatcttcctcttgacagcACCTTGGATTTTCTCTATGGGGTTCTGGTCTGGCCAGTTGGCTGAGAACTATCACGCCCCTCATGGTGCTGGCCTTGGACCAGGTTCTGAGTTACAACTAATGCtagccttacaccagaggactttgctaaaactttttaaagagtttaaaaagactAACATCTGAGGCACTCTCACATTTAAAGAtaatttgccagcagaacacTGAGTTTTTAGCTACAGACTAAGATTTTGCCAAGACTgggggtcactaactacaagacttgAATaagattccttttgagattattttccATCATGCATCTTGTAGGAATTCACAAAAGCAACTTTTGAGTAGAGAACAGATGAATAAGGAGATGGAGATTGCACTTAAGTTAATATGTCTTATAAGTGGATGTTTTTGAATCATTTACATGGagtagaaacaaaagaaaaatgaaaaaccaaAGTAACTTTGAAAGTAAACCTTATGAAAATGCAGGttgtctcaccacagaaacaaactgatgggGCTTTTACTTTGGAGGACCCAATGAAGGTTTACTGTACCTGTCTTAtcagcctggaatgaattgaTGCACAGACACAGGTGCAGAGAGATCtaactgcagctctgagcagaaatgttttcCATCTCTCGTGGTTTGAGCGGACACTGTGGCTTCAGACTGAACTACTCCCactttcatgttttgaaaagttGACTGTTTTGGCTCCTATTGGTGGTGGATGATGGTTGCATCATTGAAAACACAATCTGCATACAACCAGACAGAAGACATAACACCAAGACTGAATGAAGACTGCCTTAAAACTGCTTGGACCAAGTTTTATGACCACCTTAAACCTAATGACAAGATCTGGGGAGCACGCTGCAACCTTAGGAAGACTCTCGTGATTTGACACTGACTTTAAAATTTGTCTGCGAATTTGAGATCGCTTAAAAAGTCATTAGGTGTAAGGCCAGCATTAGTGATCATGGTGATCTCTCCTGGTTAAAAGAGGCATGaaaaaactctgactttaggcTCAACAGACCAGGATTTCCATCTAATCTAACTTCCTGGTAAAACCCTCAGTAGAGCAGAAATATCTAACACAAATAACATTGCTCATACATTTACTCTAATTAATAGAATAAATACTCtagttttctgtttctgttctaGGTTTTTCAGGTGATATTTATTAATGTgtggtgtttgttttttgttttctttcaggtGAGGGCAGTTCATCTGTGTCTCCTCTCACTCCAGGAGACCTGCTGATCGCATTACACAACATTGACTCGACCAAATGTGACATGAAGTCGATCATTAAAGGTTGGTTAAATTGAGAAAAACCCTCAAAGTgagaatttaacatttttgctgtttcatcattttttgcaaATGAGATGTTACTGATTATTCTTCTCTGTGTCTGTTCCCCAGCCACAAACCTCTGCTTTGGGGAGAAGAACGTGTACACGTCGGAGGTTTTGGCCGTGGTGATGCAGCAGCTGATGGAGCAGAATCCCCTCCCCATGCTGCTAATGCGTACAGTCATCCAGTCCCTCACCATGTATCCTCGACTGGGAGGCTTTGTCATGAACATCCTGTCCCGCCTCATTGTTAAACAGGTCAGCACCAAACTCTCACTGAATATTCATGGATCATACTGTTTTGAAagtttctttttgtcatttaactTGACAATCAAAaggattaaaagaaaaaatttacAAAGAAGTTAGGCTTTCATGTATGCTACACACCCTTAAAATACAGCTAAAGTTTCAGTTTTGTGAATGAAAGGCTGCATCATAATTGTTTTCCCTCTTGAAGGTGTGGAAGTATCCAAAGGTTTGGGAAGGATTTGTGAAATGCTGCCAGAGGACGAAGCCTCAGTCGTACAGCGTCCTCCTCCAGCTGCCTCCTGCACAGCTGTCCAGCGTGTTTGAGCGCTGCCCAGAGATGAGAGATCCTCTTCTTCAACACGTCCACTCCTTCACTCCTCATCAGGTACAAGTTTTTACCGAGTTTTATGAACAGTATGCATCATTTTAGGAATCTTGTGTGGTTTCCTTATTTAACACctacctgtttttgttttaacagcaAACTCACATTCCTGCTTCCATCATGTCAGTGCTGGAAGCGAATAAAAAACCAGAACCAAAGCCTGAGGAGCCTGTGATGGAGAAAGAGGTAACTGATTGAATAGACACATGGTTAACAAGTCCTGTACAGCTATTAGAGAGTTCCCTTGTAAATCTACAGCACATAGATTAAGATTCTCACTTAAAATTTCATGTCTTTCGTTGtgatacacttttttttttttttaataataaattggatttattttttgtaagttGTTCTCTTTTTTGATCAAACAGATGGAAACCGCTCCTGTCCCAGTCGAGGAAGAAGTTCCTGTTGAAGCACtaaaacatccagaaacaccagTTGAGCAGCAGTCAGAAGTCCTGAAAGATGAAGAGGAACCGATGGAGCAACAAGAGTCTGACCAGGTGATTCAGGAGGAAACTGCTGCTGACACTGTTTCAGAGGTAACATTACTCATCACATATTAAACTATCTAAAGAGCTTACTGATGTACAACCTCATGCTGTCATTAGCAAGCACCTCATTTTTTGCTGAAGTTAAGTAAGCAGATCACTCTATTTTTATGTCCTCTCATCgcacactttaaaaaactgctgTCTTaaggggcttttccattacatggagTGGCTTGGCTCAGCATGGCAGGGTAATGAGGCAGGGcctttgcttttccaccacaactgagctacctgtttgaggcgcgtctagagctgatgatgcaGCATTTTGAGCTCTCCTCAATCCCATCCAATTTCTGATCTCTACACTGTGTGATCTGATCGACTTTAcagtgttttaaagcaaaaatcaaactgtagactgACAGCACCGCACGCATCTCTTTCCCATTCTCTCGCTGTGCGTGACTGCGGACTGTAAAATGAGCATGTAAATCTGGAGTTTTGGTCATGAGTCATAAACGCTTCATTCGTGCAGTAAATACTGCATTAGACCATCACTGTTAAGGAGTTGTAGTCAGTTCAAGCAGTGGCATCACTGCCATACTGTGATGGAAATGTAAATCCGCACGGCTTGGTTGGCTTGGTACAGCCAACggtcatagtggaaaagcctAATTAGATAATTGCAAAACGCATGCATCAACAATAGTCATTCACATGTGGATCAACTGGTGAGACAGGTGAatattataaccttgcaaaacagatggatatgcccgtttccttgttttttttttactggcgaatccatcttgcaaagctcccgtctgaactgtttgggccccgttagaaagtgacaggaccagtcagcaacgaggggcagtactttctggtgcagcagagtcgtgacataaataAGCAGCAGCGAGAGCTGGTGCAGttctggaggaagagattagtgtggatgctgctaaagtgccagttttatcagaatttgacgacATTTCGTCGTTCagtgaagaacaaagaacagcagtgaggtgttttcttttcaaagacgaaaaaagtcgagtacttacatgtctatagccaccatgtttcgcgttgttcgtcagtagctgcgcacgcgccacttgatagcagctacgtcacatgttttgttgctctgattggcccgtagagatgtgacagacagaacgttcatccaatcatacgccgagttttttttaaagcctctgccttttctcaaacgttttctattgaagctttaccagatggacgtgtgaaacaaatccatctgtcaTGTCAGGTTATGAATAGTGAGTATACATATCAAAAGTTATCAGGGCAAATTTATGTACAACTGAGTATTGAGTAGTCAGAGTATTGGCATATGATAAGAAAAGCGGTATTAGGCAGGTAGGAGAAGCTTTCTGTTTTCTATGAGAAGAAGTGCGTGTGACTAGAAGAGCTGGCCAAGTAAGATAATAAATCAAAGCTGTTTGTTACTGTAAATGCTGTGTTCCCTGTCGGTTTTCCCCAAAATCTGAACTCAAAAAGTTTTCTCTGAAAgcttgttgttttggttttcttCAGGTGGATCTGACACAAGCAGAGAAGACACCATCACCTCAACAAGAGCTGGCTGAGGAAGCAATGGAGACGACTCAGCACGAACCTTCAGACCACGAAGAGCCAGAGAAAGAGGCAGAGGCTGACAACACTGGACCTGAGGCTGGAAGCGGTAGCGAagaataaatgaacatttctctCTGAAATCATCCCACCAACTTTCTAGGATTTATCTCCCAAGAAATGTCTTGCCTCTTTTTGTATTTGTAGAAAcagatttgatttgaaaaagtTTGAGGTGAATTTGTCTATGAAAAAGTCAGTGGATTTTAATGTCATGATGAGTAGGCAAATAAATCAAGAAAACGGTTTTCTGTGTGCTTCAGTTCTGTTTGCTCTTTTCTTTTACTGATAGAGTAAATCCCTTTGTTCGGGGGGGCCAATGGATATTAAAATGTCCTTGAAGTCTTAGATTTTCTTGTAGAGGTTAAATTGATCATAGTAGAGCAGTATATCAAGGCTAGTGCTTAataaaataattgttaaaagcagtgaaactcaacacgtggctcttAAACGTGtgaaagacatgcaccaaacagtccAGTCCAAACAGTTCCAAACACTGGAATTGATCTCAGAACCGGAATGCAAAGGACCACAGCCTCTGTGTACAGGTGCCTGCTCCACCTACTGAGGCAAACCAGCACCTGAGGTTGCTAGTTTGCTGATATTTTATGAAGTAGAAAAACATAAAGTAGGataatgcctttaaaaaacaaaacaaaaaaaaaaacctgaaaaaatctgacagagttgacaatgGGATCAAAAAGTAATGGCTTAAACTAGCTTTATGACCAAAATAAATACCTTGATTgactatgaaataaaatgatgacAATGAAAGATCAAAACAAGCTCTCTGCATGCTCtgattagtatttttttttcaatttagaaATTATTTGACCCCTGAGATGGagaaatatttgattgataacttctttttattttaatgagccATTACATTCTTTGTAAATAGGAAATCAAATGATATTGATACCTGTTTTAtaccatgacaacaaaaaatgaactcCCAGGCAACAATATTGAGTCATTTATTGTCTGCAATTataaattgcaggcaaactccttcAGACTTTctatattgcacaaatatgtcagcaacatttgaaaaaatggGTAGAGCTGGTGAGGAGCAAGGGTCCCTTGCTCCTCACCAGCTCCAGCCGCTTATCGAAATATTGCCAATACATCGGCAATTTTGACAGCACTCTCTCTTTGGATTAAACATAAGACTCAACATCACtatgtttctgttctttttgaTACTGGATAATTAAAATACTTTACCTATTTCAAACACATGGTATCAAGGGCGTAGCTAGAGATTTTTGGCCCTtggaaagaatattacacagagCCCCAGGGCCCTCAgccagctagccaagcaacaaatgttgcatcctttttacaaatatctatgcattaatgtatttttgaatcataatttccccatttatgaacattatttttactatggttaaattaatttTACTCACATTATCTTTCAgcactggactacaccatttggacatttttaagggaggaacAAGGCCcctctgtattttattttactgtatttgataaatatttcagtctgttgaccaattcatttagtcGCTTTTGATTCGATAATGGCACTAATTATGAGgaaaaatcagttaaaacatACTTTCATTGCAGACTTCTAAAGGGCCCcttcctactgtgggcctgggttaTCAGTACCGTAACAGGATTAGAATTACCaagggacctctggtaatttcaGATTATCtagatttatgtgttttgtgcAATCAAACACTGCTgtaatttgcagaaaaaaaaaattctagggCAAATTACCTATCATATTTCAGTAGACACATAGGTCTACAGGTAAGCCTGTGTAAATAGTGCTCAAGAGTGTAGAATATTTTTTGACAACCTCTGTATGAtgaaattttgccattttttgatcAGTTTAGAGTTGGCATTGTGCAGGAACTTGTCACAAagttataaatgttaaaaagcaaaaactagCCAATATTTGGTATTCATGTGGGATTGTGAAGTTACAACCTAAAGCAGATTTGTAGCTAAGAATCTTTTATTTGATCCtttagaaattttttttttttttttttttttttgctcttagCAAACCTTACAATAAatgttttcttcaaatattGATAATATTGATATAAGGGTGTAAAGTTTATGGTCCATCCGTGTGCAATTTGACAAAACATGAATAGAAGCGTTTAAGAGTCGGAGTTTATGATCCTCCCTTTCAGACTTCATTTCCCATAAGCCTCTGCGGCATATAAGTGATGTCACCTGATAATGAAGACAGG
This genomic window contains:
- the sympk gene encoding symplekin translates to MEVSTEEGDSEAPHAIDMTTSEKVVDLLNQAALTPTDEKLTGLKQVQELILNKDPSLLDNFLDEMIAFQTDKSIEVRKYVIGFIEEACKRDNELLLRLIANLNMLLKDESVNVVKKAILTLTQLYKVTLQWLVRFKTVTERQEACWDMVTQMKGDVLALLDSENDGVRTHAIKFTESLIITLSPRTADSDVPKRQEGDISLDKVPKDHSYIRYDALCEEGKTALERLLKFMVHPAISSINLTTVLGSLATIARQRPMFMSEVVQAYEMLHANLPPTLAKSQVSSVRKNLKLHLVAVLKHPCSLEFQGQISTLLLDLGMPQSEITRSTPAPREQRKRPRHDQYKEGKKVKIEPTLMEDDEDKEEPAPLSVPKPAPVPVAQSAIDLTAEFLHPLLTPENVANLVLISMVYLPDVMPASFQATYTPVESAGTDAQIKHLARLMATQMTAAGIGPGLEQCKAREDDTGKEDGMDDDSASKDLLIKRKNPAVMMGQAISVVGGYQEKTVTQDVPAKRLPEPILPTAQTKLTGASGRKKVFRLSDVVQPLSDSQIETLTSRAVKRILNSEKAIAQSGMSHVRVKLLSRLVTQFEGMMKEDVLGFILDDIRTRSDLAFSLLYQEYNTYLSQLPSGLLDSYDHCLYTLLSGLQEKPEQRDGLFTKLVLEAPIITESALEVIRRYCEDESRVYLGMTTLKELIIKRPSRQFQYLHVLLDLSSHEKEKVRTTALAFLKRMYEKDHLRDYIEKFALNYMQLLVHPNPPSLLFGADKDTEVAAPWTEETVRQCLFLYLSLLPLNHRLVHELASVYTEAIADIKRSVLRAIEQPIRGMGMNSPELLLLVENCPKGAETLVTRCLHILTDKVPPSPELVERVRDLYHKRVPDVRFLIPVINGLEKNEVIQALPKLIKLNPIVVKEVFNRLLGTQHSEGSSSVSPLTPGDLLIALHNIDSTKCDMKSIIKATNLCFGEKNVYTSEVLAVVMQQLMEQNPLPMLLMRTVIQSLTMYPRLGGFVMNILSRLIVKQVWKYPKVWEGFVKCCQRTKPQSYSVLLQLPPAQLSSVFERCPEMRDPLLQHVHSFTPHQQTHIPASIMSVLEANKKPEPKPEEPVMEKEMETAPVPVEEEVPVEALKHPETPVEQQSEVLKDEEEPMEQQESDQVIQEETAADTVSEVDLTQAEKTPSPQQELAEEAMETTQHEPSDHEEPEKEAEADNTGPEAGSGSEE